In Psychrobacter urativorans, the DNA window ATACTGACATGATTATTGAACGCTTTATTCAGATGATCAGTATAGTCAGAATTGCTTTTTAAGGCTGCTACTGTTTGCTGCTGAATAGTGGTGGTAGGCACTAACCATAGAGTAATAGGGTAGTCTTGAGATAAGTAATCCTTGGCAATAGTAGAGACTGTATATGCTCCTAGAATGGTTTTGCCACCGCCTGTAGGAATACGCACACAGACATAAGGCACGCCATCGAACTGGTAGGAACGATAAAGTCTTTCAGGAAAATAACTATCACTAATAGACCTGCTAAATGCAGATTTTATATCTTGACTGTCACGACAATCTTTAAAAAAATCACTCAATTTTTTTATTGCTTCTGTCTGATATTTTTTTAACTCAAACATTATTATTTCCCTTTAACATCATATGGTATTTGCTTAAAAATAATATTTTCACTTTTCAAACGTGCAGTTCCCATACGACTAGTCTCACCGTATATCACTTTTTTACCATTTTTAGGCTCTAAAGGATGCTTTGGCAACATCGCTAGAACCTTAGATGTTAAGACATTACCGCCATCAGGACGCTTATCGCCAAGAATACCGTTATATAGTAAGTAGTAGGCAACATCGTTATATACGCCTAGTAAGGGCGATTTAACTTGTTGCTTTAAGGATGTTTTGGTCTCGCCATACCAAATATGTGCCGCAAGAGAATGAAAGCTAATATCCTTATTTAAGGAGCCAGTTTCATTAAATATGATTTCACCTAGGCGATAAAACTCAAAGCCACCACCACCTTTCCAATCTACCGCTTTAGAAACCCCACCTTTTTCACCATCAACAACCTGTCTTAATCGTGGTTGACAATGTGTGACAGCCTGCTCACCTAGTTCAACGCCTATAAACTTACGATTCATTTTTTGAGCTACGGCAGCAGTAGTTGCAGAACCTAGAAAAGAATCAAGCACTATATCTCCTTCATTAGAGGATAAATGAATCACTCTTTGAAGTAACCTCTCTGGTTTTGGTGTTGAAAATGGATCCCTAGCGTTGAATAAGATACATTCTTTTTTTGCTTCTTGCGTGTTTCCTACCTCTGTATGAAAAAGAATAGATATAGGGACACTACCTTCGTCTTCCTGTTTCTCCTCAGACTTAAACTTCTTAAATCTTGGAACTTTGTTTTTACCAGTTTTACCCCAATAAACTAAATCGTTTTCTACATTAGAATTATGAGTTTCTTGGGAGTAACGCCATACGGCAGTCTCTTTTGGATAGATAGTTTCGCCTGTGTTTGGCTGAATAATCCCATAGTATAAATTTGGGCGTTCTACTTTGTTTTTATTGCACGTGTAATCTACTGAATTCCAATCTCCACGTGAA includes these proteins:
- a CDS encoding site-specific DNA-methyltransferase; the protein is METGEMPILNWLNKEEAVTTARDCPYRLLEQVPALSYGETYTDNMLIQGDNLEALKALIPTHAGRVKCIFIDPPYNTKSAFEHYDDNLEHSKWLSMMYPRLELLHKLLAEDGSIWITLNDNEAHYFKVMMDEIFGRSNFVANFIWQKKFSPQNDAKYVSDMHDHMFCYAKHKSDFKIKKWVDINKKDRAKNLDNDSRGDWNSVDYTCNKNKVERPNLYYGIIQPNTGETIYPKETAVWRYSQETHNSNVENDLVYWGKTGKNKVPRFKKFKSEEKQEDEGSVPISILFHTEVGNTQEAKKECILFNARDPFSTPKPERLLQRVIHLSSNEGDIVLDSFLGSATTAAVAQKMNRKFIGVELGEQAVTHCQPRLRQVVDGEKGGVSKAVDWKGGGGFEFYRLGEIIFNETGSLNKDISFHSLAAHIWYGETKTSLKQQVKSPLLGVYNDVAYYLLYNGILGDKRPDGGNVLTSKVLAMLPKHPLEPKNGKKVIYGETSRMGTARLKSENIIFKQIPYDVKGK